One genomic segment of Chitinophaga sancti includes these proteins:
- a CDS encoding sensor histidine kinase yields MFKQFIGWKFLLVTAAVLIIVGTIWYVSSLARKIEDEETRKVATWVAANRELLQAPDEANLNLAAEIITNNTTIPVIITDREGHIIDSRNLDTVRIAHDPQYIEDELTTFRKQHRPFIMEIDTRNNLYNYIYYGDSLILKQVRYYPYIQLMVVALFVSIMLIALSSSNRAVQNLVWVGMAKETAHQLGTPLSSIEAWIELLKETEGNELMATELTKDVNRLKLITERFSKIGSVPQLEERDVIHQVSNMMQYIKKRAPQKVVFNMHTQENEMPAMISPSLFDWVIENLLKNALDAMEGKGSIDIFIESHPAHIIIDITDTGKGIPKANFEKVFKPGFSTKKRGWGLGLSLAKRIIDEYHKGRLTVKWSEIGKGTTFRIWLRK; encoded by the coding sequence ATGTTCAAACAGTTCATAGGCTGGAAATTCCTGCTGGTTACCGCAGCCGTACTCATCATCGTGGGTACGATCTGGTATGTAAGCAGCCTGGCACGCAAGATCGAAGATGAAGAAACCCGTAAGGTGGCTACATGGGTGGCGGCTAACAGGGAGTTATTACAGGCTCCTGATGAGGCGAACCTCAACCTGGCTGCCGAAATCATTACCAACAATACGACTATTCCTGTAATCATTACTGACCGGGAAGGTCATATCATTGATTCCCGTAATCTGGACACGGTTCGTATTGCGCATGATCCCCAATATATTGAAGATGAACTGACTACCTTCAGGAAGCAACACCGTCCATTTATTATGGAGATCGATACCCGGAACAATCTCTATAACTACATTTATTATGGTGATTCCCTGATTCTCAAACAGGTTCGCTACTATCCATATATACAACTGATGGTGGTGGCGCTCTTTGTGAGTATCATGCTGATCGCCCTCTCCTCTTCTAACCGCGCCGTTCAGAACCTTGTATGGGTAGGGATGGCTAAAGAGACGGCACACCAGCTGGGTACTCCCCTCTCTTCTATAGAAGCATGGATAGAATTGCTCAAGGAAACGGAGGGGAATGAACTGATGGCGACAGAACTGACGAAAGATGTGAACCGCCTGAAACTGATCACGGAGCGATTTTCCAAGATCGGTAGTGTGCCACAGCTGGAAGAGCGGGATGTGATTCACCAGGTGAGTAATATGATGCAGTACATTAAAAAGAGGGCGCCGCAAAAGGTGGTGTTTAACATGCATACACAGGAAAATGAGATGCCGGCGATGATTTCTCCGTCGTTGTTTGACTGGGTGATAGAGAATTTGTTGAAGAATGCGCTGGATGCGATGGAGGGTAAAGGAAGTATTGATATATTTATTGAGAGTCACCCGGCGCATATTATTATTGATATTACGGATACCGGGAAGGGGATTCCAAAGGCTAATTTTGAAAAGGTGTTTAAGCCGGGATTTAGTACAAAGAAGCGTGGCTGGGGTTTAGGGTTGTCATTGGCTAAGCGGATAATAGATGAGTATCATAAGGGGAGGTTGACCGTGAAATGGTCGGAAATTGGGAAGGGAACGACATTCAGGATATGGTTGAGGAAATAA